Part of the Bacteroides acidifaciens genome, ACTTCCCTATATGCCCACCTGGCTGTAATGTTTAACAGATTGAATTTTAACGAGAAATAATGAAGATTATTGCAGTAGGAATGAACTACGCCCAGCATAACAAGGAGCTGGGACACACACAAGTAAATACGGAACCGGTGATTTTTATGAAACCGGACTCTGCTATTCTCAAAGATGGCAAACCGTTTTTCATTCCCGACTTTTCTAACGAAATACATTATGAGACGGAACTGGTAGTTCGAATCAACCGGTTGGGAAAGAATATCGCTCCCCGTTTTGCGAACCGGTATTATGACGCAGTGACAGTGGGTATTGACTTTACAGCCCGTGACCTTCAACGGAAGTTTCGTGAACAGGGAAATCCTTGGGAGTTGTGTAAAGGTTTCGATTCATCTGCCGCTATCGGAGATTTTGTTTCCGTAGACCGCTATAAGGATATTCAGAATCTGAACTTCAATCTGCTGATTGACGGCAAGGAAGTACAGCAAGGCTGTACGGCGGATATGCTTTTCAAGGTAGACGATATTATAGCCTATGTCAGTCAGTTTGTAACATTGAAAATTGGAGATTTGCTGTTTACGGGTACTCCTGTCGGTGTAGGTCCTGTCAGTATAGGACAACACTTGCAAGGCTATCTGGAAGGAGAGAAACTACTGGATTTCCATATCCGTTGATTGACCTTCGAGCATTCATCATTAACTATTACCACAAATCACTAGTACTCATTATATTAGATAAATTATGAAGATAAGAGTAGGTTTTGGCTTCGACGTACATCAGTTGGTCGAAGGGCGCGAACTGTGGCTCGGCGGTATCCTTTTGGAACATACGAAAGGATTGTTGGGGCACTCGGATGCGGACGTATTGCTACATGCTGTTTGCGATGCTTTGTTAGGAGCGGCAAATATGCGCGACATAGGCTATCACTTCCCGGATACAGCGGGAGAATATAAAAATATCGACAGTAAGATTCTGCTGAAAAAA contains:
- a CDS encoding fumarylacetoacetate hydrolase family protein, with the translated sequence MKIIAVGMNYAQHNKELGHTQVNTEPVIFMKPDSAILKDGKPFFIPDFSNEIHYETELVVRINRLGKNIAPRFANRYYDAVTVGIDFTARDLQRKFREQGNPWELCKGFDSSAAIGDFVSVDRYKDIQNLNFNLLIDGKEVQQGCTADMLFKVDDIIAYVSQFVTLKIGDLLFTGTPVGVGPVSIGQHLQGYLEGEKLLDFHIR
- the ispF gene encoding 2-C-methyl-D-erythritol 2,4-cyclodiphosphate synthase, with product MKIRVGFGFDVHQLVEGRELWLGGILLEHTKGLLGHSDADVLLHAVCDALLGAANMRDIGYHFPDTAGEYKNIDSKILLKKTVELLADKGYTVGNIDATICAERPKLKAHIPLMQETMAKVMGIDVDDISIKATTTEKLGFTGREEGISAYATVLIEKNN